The nucleotide sequence CGGCAGACGCGGCGAGCTTCGTGCTCAACCGCACCACGAGCTTGGCACCCAGACCCAGCGCGCCGCGCGCCCAGGCGCGGTCGGCCAGCAGCCGGGCGTAGTCCTCGTGGACGTCGACGACGACCTTGCGGCCGCGCAGCGCCCCGACCGCTCGTGCGACTGGCACGACGTCGGGGTCGAGGGTGATGAGCACCTTGGCACGGCAGCGCAGCGGCGAGTTCACCGCGCGAAACGCACGGCGGATGAGGCTCCCTCGTGGCGACGTGACCACGCGAGCGTCGCGCGGCCCACCGGTGACGTCACCGAGCCCGAAGACCTCGACGGACAGTCCCTGCCGGACCAATGCCGCGGCGATCTTGTGCAGCCGCGCGTCGGCAACGTCGTGACCCGCGGAGACGATGCCGACGTCGGACCGGAGCGCGCCCACTGTGTCAGAGATCCTCGAGGCTGAAGGCGTCCTCGCCCACCTTCAGGAACTTGTTGTACGCCGCGTTCACGTCCGCCGACGGCCCCCGCAGCATCAACTTGCCCTTGTGCAGCCAGATGGCCTCCTCGCAGAGGTCGCGGATGCTGGCGGCGGAGTGGCTGACCAGGAACATGGTGCGTGCGGTACCGACCACTTCCTTCATCTTGGCCGCGGCCTTCTGCTTGAACTTGGCGTCACCGGCTGAGAGCGCCTCGTCGATCAGCAGGATGTCAGGGTCCATGTTCACCGCGACGGCGAAGGCCAGCCGCTGGTACATGCCTGAGGAGTAGGTGCGCATCGGCATGTCGATGAAGTCGTCGAGTTCGGCGAACGCCGCGATCTCCTCGTACTTCTCCTGGATCTCCTTGCGGCTCAGCCCGCCGGCGAGGCCGCCGAGGACGACGTTCTCGCGACCCGACAGCGTCGGGTTGAAGCCGACACCGAGCGAGAGCAGGGTGCTGACCCGGCCGTGCACCTCGATGCGACCCTTGGACGGCGGGAGGATTCCGGCAAGCATGCGCATCAGCGTCGACTTCCCGGCACCGTTGGCGCCGATGATGCCGACGGTGGTGCCGTGCTCGACATCGAACGAGACGTTCTGGACCGCGTGTACCTCTTTGACCGCCCGCTCACCCCGGCCGAACCGGACGAGAGCGGTCTTGAAGGTCGGTACTCGCTCGAACGTCGTGCGGTACGTGAGCGAGACGTCCTCGACTCGCACCGCGAGATCGCGGCGCTTGGCGGCAGGCACCTGGGTCACCTCAGAGACGGACGACAAATTCCCGCTCCCTCGACATGAAGTACCAACCACCGAGCAGCAACGCCGCGATCGCCCACAGGGCTGCGGCGACCCAGAGCGTCACGCTGGGCACGACCCCGCGGACGATGAGGTCGGTCCAGCCGCCGATCATGGAGAACAGCGGGTTCAAGTACATGAGCCAGCCGACATCGCCGAAGGCGTCTTCCAGCCGTTGCTGCCCCATCTCCGGGTACCAGAGCACCGGCGACAGGTAGAGCCAGATACGCACGAAGTACGGCAGGAAGCTGGCGGTGTCGCGGAAGTACACCTGCAGGGTTCCGAACACCATCGCCATACCGGCGGCGAACACCGTCAGCATGATGAGGAAGTAGAGCCCGAGCAGCATCTCCCATCGCAGCGGATGACCGAAGGCCAGGTGGATGGGGATGTAGACGATGAGCGTCGGAAGGAACCGGAAGAA is from Jiangella alkaliphila and encodes:
- a CDS encoding ABC transporter ATP-binding protein, encoding MPAAKRRDLAVRVEDVSLTYRTTFERVPTFKTALVRFGRGERAVKEVHAVQNVSFDVEHGTTVGIIGANGAGKSTLMRMLAGILPPSKGRIEVHGRVSTLLSLGVGFNPTLSGRENVVLGGLAGGLSRKEIQEKYEEIAAFAELDDFIDMPMRTYSSGMYQRLAFAVAVNMDPDILLIDEALSAGDAKFKQKAAAKMKEVVGTARTMFLVSHSAASIRDLCEEAIWLHKGKLMLRGPSADVNAAYNKFLKVGEDAFSLEDL
- a CDS encoding ABC transporter permease — encoded protein: MNATRVDEEFTSYVHVYEPHRAGLPKLRTYFRALWQRRQFAAELSRTGMRAANTNTTFGQLWLVINPLLLAIVYYLLVTIIGGGGDASERFVHLCAGLFFFYYFSGALQSGASSVVSGSSLLLNMPFPKLLLPLSAVRTAFFRFLPTLIVYIPIHLAFGHPLRWEMLLGLYFLIMLTVFAAGMAMVFGTLQVYFRDTASFLPYFVRIWLYLSPVLWYPEMGQQRLEDAFGDVGWLMYLNPLFSMIGGWTDLIVRGVVPSVTLWVAAALWAIAALLLGGWYFMSREREFVVRL